One stretch of Burkholderia pyrrocinia DNA includes these proteins:
- a CDS encoding YihY/virulence factor BrkB family protein, with product MKRQITSEATRLAQQQANWALTAFKRFSSDRCSSMAAGIAFFSAFSLAPTLVMVIAVAGWFYGDDAARGQVFEQAHQLIGDDAAASIQTIVQNAHRAGERGGLATLISFAALAVGASATFASLSAALSVIWPATENRWSSMLGLVRVRLISFGLVLGVAFLLIVSLVLDTAITFVGTWLLGDSPYVVVTNLVQFFVGIAVLAGAFAALMKFLPDARVAWRDAAVGGVVSAILFSGGKKLFALYLAHAGTASAFGAAGSFAVLLMWLYFSAIVLLLGAEFAAARGNAHRPAGIAPAVHAQTDRMHND from the coding sequence ATGAAACGACAGATCACTTCCGAAGCAACCCGTCTTGCCCAGCAACAGGCCAACTGGGCCCTCACCGCGTTCAAGCGCTTCTCGTCCGACCGCTGCTCGTCGATGGCCGCGGGCATCGCGTTTTTCTCCGCGTTCTCGCTTGCGCCGACGCTCGTAATGGTGATCGCGGTGGCCGGCTGGTTCTACGGCGACGACGCCGCGCGCGGCCAGGTGTTCGAACAGGCGCACCAGTTGATCGGCGACGACGCGGCGGCCAGCATCCAGACGATCGTGCAGAACGCGCACCGCGCGGGCGAGCGCGGCGGCCTCGCGACGCTGATCTCGTTCGCCGCGCTCGCGGTCGGCGCGTCGGCCACGTTCGCGTCGCTCAGCGCCGCGCTCAGCGTGATCTGGCCGGCCACCGAAAACCGCTGGTCGAGCATGCTCGGGCTCGTGCGCGTGCGGCTGATCTCGTTCGGGCTCGTGCTCGGCGTCGCGTTCCTGCTGATCGTGTCGCTCGTGCTCGACACTGCGATCACGTTCGTCGGCACCTGGCTGCTGGGCGATTCGCCGTATGTCGTCGTCACGAACCTCGTGCAGTTCTTCGTCGGCATCGCGGTGCTCGCCGGCGCGTTCGCCGCGTTGATGAAGTTCCTGCCCGATGCGCGCGTCGCGTGGCGCGACGCCGCGGTCGGCGGCGTGGTGTCCGCGATCCTGTTCTCCGGCGGCAAGAAGCTGTTCGCGCTGTACCTCGCGCATGCAGGCACGGCCAGTGCGTTCGGCGCGGCCGGATCGTTCGCGGTCCTGCTGATGTGGCTGTACTTCTCTGCGATCGTGCTGCTGCTCGGCGCGGAATTCGCGGCGGCCCGCGGCAACGCGCACCGGCCCGCCGGTATCGCACCGGCCGTACACGCTCAGACCGATCGCATGCACAACGACTGA